In Pantoea cypripedii, the following proteins share a genomic window:
- the rpoC gene encoding DNA-directed RNA polymerase subunit beta' has product MKDLLKFLKAQTKTEEFDAIKIALASPDMIRSWSFGEVKKPETINYRTFKPERDGLFCARIFGPVKDYECLCGKYKRLKHRGVICEKCGVEVTQTKVRRERMGHIELASPTAHIWFLKSLPSRIGLLLDMPLRDIERVLYFESYVVVEGGMTNLEKRQILTEEQYLDALEEFGDEFDAKMGAEAIQALLKNMDLEQECEQLREELNETNSETKRKKLTKRIKLLEAFVQSGNKPEWMILTVLPVLPPDLRPLVPLDGGRFATSDLNDLYRRVINRNNRLKRLLDLAAPDIIVRNEKRMLQEAVDALLDNGRRGRAITGSNKRPLKSLADMIKGKQGRFRQNLLGKRVDYSGRSVITVGPYLRLHQCGLPKKMALELFKPFIYGKLELRGLATTIKAAKKMVEREEAVVWDILDEVIREHPVLLNRAPTLHRLGIQAFEPVLIEGKAIQLHPLVCAAYNADFDGDQMAVHVPLTLEAQLEARALMMSTNNILSPANGEPIIVPSQDVVLGLYYMTRDKVNAKGEGMVLTGPKEAERVYRAGLAELHARVKVRITEYSKNEQGDFVAKTSLIDTTIGRSILWMIVPKGLPYSIVNQALGKKAISKMLNTCYRILGLKPTVIFADQTMYTGFAYAARSGASVGIDDMVIPAKKAEIIAEAEAEVAEIQEQFQSGLVTAGERYNKVIDIWAAANERVSKAMMDNLQTETVINRHGEEEKQVSFNSIYMMADSGARGSAAQIRQLAGMRGLMAKPDGSIIETPITANFREGLNVLQYFISTHGARKGLADTALKTANSGYLTRRLVDVAQDLVVTEDDCGTFEGIMMTPVIEGGDVKEPLRERVLGRVTAEDVLKPGTADILIPRNTLLDEHWCDVVELNSVDAIKVRSVVGCETDFGVCAHCYGRDLARGHIINKGEAIGVIAAQSIGEPGTQLTMRTFHIGGAASRAAAESSIQVKNKGTIKLTNAKTVTNSTGKLVIVSRNVELKMIDEFGRTKESYKVPYGAVMAKGDGEQVNAGETVANWDPHTMPVITEVSGFVRFTDMIDGQTITRQTDELTGLSSLVILDSAERTAGGKDLRPALKIVDANGDDVLIPGTDMPAQYFLPGKAIVQLEDGVKISAGDTLSRVPQESGGTKDITGGLPRVADLFEARRPKEPAILAEISGIISFGKETKGKRRLVITPVDGSDPYEEMIPKWRQLNVFEGERVERGDVVSDGPESPHDILRLRGVHAVTRYITNEVQEVYRLQGVKINDKHIEVIVRQMLRKATIVSAGSTDFLEGEQAEFSRIKISNRDLEASGKLGATYMRDLLGITKASLATESFISAASFQETTRVLTEAAVAGKRDELRGLKENVIVGRLIPAGTGYAYHQDRMRRRQVGEVQVAPQVTADEASASLAELLNAGLGGSDDE; this is encoded by the coding sequence GTGAAAGACTTACTTAAGTTTCTGAAAGCGCAAACTAAAACCGAAGAGTTTGATGCGATCAAAATTGCTCTGGCTTCGCCAGACATGATCCGTTCCTGGTCTTTTGGTGAAGTGAAAAAGCCGGAAACCATTAACTACCGTACCTTCAAGCCGGAGCGTGACGGTCTTTTCTGTGCCCGTATTTTCGGACCAGTAAAAGATTACGAGTGCCTGTGCGGTAAGTACAAGCGCCTGAAACACCGTGGCGTGATCTGTGAGAAGTGTGGCGTTGAAGTTACACAGACCAAAGTGCGTCGTGAGCGTATGGGCCATATCGAACTGGCTTCTCCGACTGCCCACATTTGGTTCCTGAAATCACTGCCGTCCCGCATCGGTTTGCTGCTGGATATGCCGCTGCGTGACATCGAGCGCGTGCTGTACTTCGAATCCTATGTGGTTGTCGAAGGTGGCATGACCAACCTCGAAAAACGTCAGATCCTGACTGAAGAGCAGTACCTGGACGCGCTGGAAGAGTTCGGTGACGAATTCGACGCGAAGATGGGTGCGGAAGCCATTCAGGCCCTGTTGAAAAACATGGATCTGGAGCAGGAATGCGAACAGCTGCGCGAAGAGCTGAACGAAACCAACTCCGAAACCAAGCGTAAGAAGCTGACCAAGCGTATCAAGCTGCTGGAAGCGTTCGTGCAGTCTGGCAACAAGCCGGAGTGGATGATCCTGACCGTGCTGCCGGTACTGCCGCCGGATCTGCGTCCGCTGGTTCCGCTGGATGGTGGTCGTTTCGCTACCTCGGATCTGAACGATCTGTATCGTCGCGTGATCAACCGTAACAACCGTCTGAAACGTCTGCTGGATCTGGCTGCGCCAGATATCATCGTACGTAACGAAAAACGTATGTTGCAGGAAGCGGTTGATGCATTGCTGGATAACGGCCGTCGTGGTCGCGCCATCACTGGCTCCAACAAGCGTCCGCTGAAATCACTGGCCGACATGATCAAAGGTAAGCAGGGTCGTTTCCGTCAGAACCTGCTGGGTAAACGTGTCGACTACTCTGGTCGTTCGGTTATCACCGTGGGTCCATACCTGCGTCTGCACCAGTGTGGTCTGCCGAAGAAAATGGCACTGGAGCTGTTCAAACCGTTCATTTACGGCAAGTTGGAACTGCGTGGCCTCGCCACCACCATCAAAGCCGCGAAGAAAATGGTTGAGCGCGAAGAAGCTGTCGTTTGGGATATCCTGGACGAAGTGATCCGCGAACACCCGGTACTGCTGAACCGTGCACCAACCCTGCACCGTTTGGGTATCCAGGCGTTTGAACCGGTTCTGATCGAAGGTAAAGCGATCCAGCTGCACCCGCTGGTTTGTGCGGCATATAACGCCGACTTCGATGGTGACCAGATGGCCGTTCACGTACCGCTGACGCTGGAAGCCCAGCTGGAAGCGCGTGCGCTGATGATGTCTACCAACAACATCCTGTCACCGGCGAACGGCGAGCCAATCATCGTTCCGTCTCAGGACGTTGTTCTGGGTCTGTACTACATGACCCGCGACAAAGTGAACGCCAAAGGCGAAGGCATGGTGCTGACTGGCCCGAAAGAAGCCGAGCGTGTTTACCGCGCTGGCCTGGCCGAGCTGCATGCCCGCGTAAAAGTGCGTATCACCGAGTACAGCAAAAACGAACAGGGCGATTTCGTTGCCAAAACCAGTCTGATCGACACCACCATTGGTCGTTCGATTCTGTGGATGATTGTGCCGAAAGGTCTGCCTTACTCCATCGTCAACCAGGCGCTGGGTAAAAAAGCTATCTCCAAAATGCTGAACACCTGTTACCGCATTCTGGGCCTGAAGCCGACCGTTATCTTTGCTGACCAGACCATGTACACCGGTTTTGCCTATGCAGCCCGTTCAGGTGCCTCTGTAGGTATCGACGACATGGTTATCCCGGCGAAGAAAGCTGAGATCATCGCGGAAGCGGAAGCTGAAGTTGCTGAGATCCAGGAGCAGTTCCAGTCTGGTCTGGTAACCGCTGGCGAACGTTACAACAAAGTCATCGATATCTGGGCCGCCGCTAACGAACGCGTTTCCAAAGCGATGATGGATAACCTGCAAACCGAAACCGTGATCAACCGTCATGGCGAAGAAGAGAAGCAGGTTTCCTTTAACAGCATCTACATGATGGCCGACTCCGGTGCGCGTGGTTCTGCGGCACAGATTCGTCAGCTGGCAGGTATGCGTGGTCTGATGGCGAAGCCAGATGGCTCCATCATCGAAACGCCGATCACCGCGAACTTCCGTGAAGGTCTGAACGTACTCCAGTACTTCATCTCAACGCACGGTGCGCGTAAAGGTCTGGCGGATACCGCACTGAAAACGGCGAACTCCGGTTACCTGACCCGTCGTCTGGTTGACGTGGCGCAGGACCTGGTGGTGACCGAGGACGATTGTGGCACCTTCGAAGGTATCATGATGACCCCGGTTATCGAGGGTGGCGATGTTAAAGAGCCGCTGCGTGAGCGTGTACTGGGTCGTGTGACCGCAGAAGACGTGCTCAAGCCGGGCACTGCAGACATTCTGATCCCGCGTAACACCCTGCTGGATGAGCATTGGTGTGACGTGGTTGAGCTGAATTCTGTCGACGCCATCAAAGTGCGTTCGGTTGTAGGCTGTGAAACCGACTTCGGTGTGTGTGCACACTGCTACGGTCGCGATCTGGCGCGTGGTCACATCATCAATAAAGGTGAGGCCATCGGCGTTATCGCAGCACAGTCCATCGGTGAGCCGGGTACTCAGCTGACGATGCGTACGTTCCACATCGGTGGTGCGGCATCTCGTGCGGCTGCTGAATCCAGCATTCAGGTGAAAAACAAAGGTACTATCAAGCTGACCAACGCGAAAACCGTTACCAACTCCACCGGTAAACTGGTTATCGTTTCGCGTAACGTTGAGCTGAAAATGATCGACGAGTTCGGTCGTACCAAAGAAAGCTATAAAGTGCCTTACGGTGCGGTGATGGCGAAAGGTGATGGTGAGCAGGTCAATGCGGGCGAAACCGTAGCGAACTGGGATCCGCATACCATGCCGGTAATCACTGAAGTGAGCGGTTTTGTCCGCTTCACCGATATGATCGACGGCCAGACCATTACCCGTCAGACTGACGAGTTAACCGGTCTGTCTTCGCTGGTCATTCTGGACTCTGCTGAGCGTACTGCTGGCGGTAAAGACCTGCGTCCGGCACTGAAAATTGTTGATGCCAATGGCGACGACGTTCTGATTCCGGGCACCGACATGCCGGCTCAGTACTTCCTGCCGGGCAAAGCGATTGTTCAGCTGGAAGATGGCGTGAAGATCAGCGCGGGTGACACCCTGTCGCGTGTACCGCAGGAATCTGGCGGTACCAAGGACATCACCGGTGGTCTGCCACGCGTTGCGGATCTGTTCGAAGCGCGTCGTCCGAAAGAGCCAGCAATCCTGGCGGAGATCAGCGGTATCATCTCCTTCGGTAAAGAGACCAAAGGTAAGCGTCGCCTGGTAATCACCCCGGTTGATGGCAGCGATCCGTACGAAGAGATGATTCCGAAATGGCGTCAGCTCAACGTGTTTGAAGGTGAGCGCGTAGAACGTGGTGACGTGGTTTCGGACGGTCCGGAATCTCCGCACGACATTCTGCGTCTGCGTGGCGTTCATGCTGTGACCCGTTATATCACTAACGAAGTGCAGGAAGTTTATCGTCTGCAAGGCGTTAAGATTAACGATAAGCACATTGAAGTTATCGTGCGTCAGATGCTGCGTAAAGCGACCATCGTTAGCGCAGGAAGCACTGACTTCCTGGAAGGTGAGCAGGCGGAGTTCTCTCGTATCAAGATCTCCAACCGCGATCTGGAAGCGAGCGGTAAGTTGGGCGCAACCTACATGCGTGACCTGCTGGGTATCACCAAAGCGTCTCTGGCAACCGAGTCGTTCATCTCTGCTGCATCGTTCCAGGAGACCACACGTGTCCTGACCGAAGCTGCGGTAGCGGGCAAACGCGACGAACTGCGTGGCCTGAAAGAGAACGTTATCGTGGGTCGTCTGATCCCGGCCGGTACCGGTTACGCTTACCATCAGGATCGTATGCGTCGCCGTCAGGTAGGCGAAGTGCAGGTTGCACCGCAGGTTACTGCGGATGAAGCCTCTGCAAGCCTGGCTGAACTGCTGAACGCCGGTCTCGGTGGTAGCGACGACGAGTAA
- a CDS encoding DUF1127 domain-containing protein: MEFDQNRAARPFNITLLDMLRALRQLVKSWRLRRETRRILSHLSDTQLRDIGLTRGDIDRRN, encoded by the coding sequence ATGGAATTCGATCAAAACCGTGCGGCAAGACCCTTCAATATAACGTTGCTGGATATGTTGCGTGCACTGCGGCAACTGGTGAAGTCCTGGCGTTTACGCCGGGAAACCCGACGCATACTGTCGCACCTGAGCGATACGCAGCTGCGCGATATCGGCTTAACACGCGGTGACATAGACCGCCGGAACTGA